One Prunus dulcis chromosome 7, ALMONDv2, whole genome shotgun sequence DNA segment encodes these proteins:
- the LOC117635496 gene encoding zinc finger MYM-type protein 1-like has protein sequence MERFFKRKSSLGSSDSVGSSRTSSSRQSELDEVLANLQADSGLRIRMIEYDTNIRDEVRRAYLQKGPCQPRGHSFPQSNISGLNRRFIPQWFDEFDWLEYSVSKDAAFCLYCYLFKSNFEQVGSEAFTGAGFKNWKKGRERMKVHVGPVGSVHNKAREAATNLMNQNTHIETAVSKHSEQARMAYRRCLIASIKCTKFLLRQGLSFRRNDESATSSNKGNYLELLQFLADNDEKVKEVVLENAPGNLKLVAPKIQKDIVNACAGETLDVIMSGLKDRFFSILVDEARDISVKEQMAMVLRYVDDKGHVIERFVGVQHVTDTTSSSLKDAIDLFFSSNGLSFSKLRGQGYDGASNMRGELKGLKTKILREQPCAYYVHCFAHQLQLALVAVAKKNIDIASFFTTTNSVVNHVGASCKRRDALRAQLQEELVIAFENDCLITGAGEANKIQREILTFQFVFHLFLMKAILGLTNDVSQALQKKDQEIVNAMALVKSCKEKLHWMRNNGFDALVEEVSSFCDKHHIDVPNMDEAFVLPGGQGVMLQ, from the exons ATGGAAAGattttttaagagaaagtCATCATTGGGTAGTTCGGATAGTGTGGGTAGTTCAAGAACTTCAAGTTCAAGACAAAGTGAGTTAGATGAGGTTTTGGCTAATCTTCAGGCAGACTCGGGACTAAGAATTCGTATGATTGAGTATGATACTAATATTAGAGATGAGGTTCGAAGAGCATATCTACAAAAAGGACCTTGTCAACCTAGAGGTCATTCTTTCCCACAAAGTAATATCTCAGGACTTAATCGACGCTTCATTCCCCAATGGTTTGATGAATTTGATTGGTTGGAGTATAGTGTATCTAAAGATGCTGCATTTTGTCTTTATTGCTATCTCTTTAAATCCAATTTTGAACAAGTGGGTAGTGAAGCCTTCACTGGAGCAGGGTTTAAGAATTggaagaaagggagagaaagaATGAAGGTGCATGTTGGACCGGTTGGTAGTGTTCATAATAAAGCTAGAGAAGCCGCTACAAATTTGATGAATCAAAATACACATATTGAAACGGCTGTGAGCAAACACTCTGAACAAGCTCGTATGGCATATCGAAGATGCTTAATTGCATCAATCAAGTGCACTAAGTTTCTATTGAGACAAGGTCTTTCTTTTCGTAGAAATGATGAAAGTGCCACTTCAAGCAATAAGGGAAATTACTTGGAGCTATTGCAATTCCTTGCAGACAATGATGAGAAAGTTAAAGAAGTTGTGTTGGAAAATGCTCCGGGGAATCTCAAGTTAGTAGCTCCAAAGATTCAAAAAGATATTGTCAATGCATGTGCCGGGGAAACACTTGATGTCATCATGAGTGGTTTAAAAGATAGATTCTTTTCTATATTGGTGGATGAAGCACGTGATATTTCTGTGAAAGAGCAAATGGCTATGGTGTTGCGTTATGTGGATGACAAAGGGCATgtaattgaaaggtttgtgggggTTCAACATGTTACCGACACCACTTCAAGTTCACTAAAGGATGCCATTGAcctattcttttcttccaatGGTTTGAGCTTTTCCAAGTTACGAGGACAAGGTTATGATGGAGCTAGCAATATGAGAGGTGAGTTGAAAGGCCttaaaacaaagattttgagagaacaaCCTTGTGCATACTATGTTCATTGCTttgctcatcaacttcaactagCACTTGTTGCCGTAGCAAAGAAGAATATTGATATTGCCTCTTTCTTCACAACCACTAATAGTGTGGTTAACCATGTTGGAGCATCGTGTAAGCGGCGTGATGCACTTAGAGCACAACTCCAAGAAGAACTTGTGATAGCTTTTGAAAATGATTGTCTTATAACGGG TGCCGGTGAAGCAAATAAGATTCAAAGGGAAATACTTACTTTTCAGTTTGTGTTTCACCTATTCTTAATGAAGGCTATATTGGGACTCACAAATGATGTGTCACAAgcattgcaaaagaaagatcaagaaaTTGTGAATGCAATGGCTTTGGTGAAATCATGCAAGGAAAAGCTACATTGGATGAGGAATAATGGGTTTGATGCATTGGTTGAAGAGGTGTCTTCATTTTGTGACAAACATCATATTGATGTTCCTAACATGGATGAGGCCTTCGTACTTCCAGGAGGTCAAGGCGTAATGCTCCAATAA